Below is a genomic region from Doryrhamphus excisus isolate RoL2022-K1 chromosome 16, RoL_Dexc_1.0, whole genome shotgun sequence.
GATAAAAGCACTTTGACCGAGCCCACTGCCAAGTAACCCAGAATACTCCACATGATTGGCAGGTCCTCCGCATGTTTGCTGGAGTTAACAGTCGTGGTCAACACATTTGGCGTTGGCGTCGTGCACGCTATGGTGAGATTTAGAAAACACAATATGCAGAACATTAATATactacattttatacatttttcacttgcatggagcattcattcattcattcattcattttctaccgctttttcctcacaagggtcgcggggggtgctggagcctatcccagctgtcttcggtcgccagccaatcacagggcacatatagacaaacaaccattcacactcacattcatacctatggacaatttggagtggccaattaacctagcatgtttttggaatgtgggaggaaaccggagtacccggagaaaacccacacatgcaccgggagaacatgcaaactccacacagagatagccgagggtggaattgaaccctggtctcctagctgtgaggcctgtgtgctaaccacttaactcaccatgcagccctggaataaataaataaacaaaggaaaaatatcgggaataggtgcagattctggaaaatctaaaaggtttttgGAATacgggaggaaactggagtactgcgcgctaaccacttgaccgccctATATTAtatagggtggaattgaaccctggtctcctagcggtctcagcacactaaccactcgaccaccgtgccgcccctcttgcatggatcattcattcattcattcattttctaccgctttttcctcacgagggtcgcggggggtgctggagcctatcccagctgtcttcgggcgagaggcggggtacaccctggactggtggccagccaatcacagggcacatatagacaaacaaccattcacactcacattcatacctatggacaatttggagtcgccaattaacctagcatgtttttggaatgtgggaggaaaccggagtacccggagaaaacccacgcatgcacggggagaacatgcaaactccacacagccgacggtgggaattgaaccctggtctcttagctgtgaagtctgcacgctaaccactcgaccaccgcacACCGCCCCTCTTGCATGGATCAATTACAGCAAAAATCTAATTTCACCAAATGCACCAAAACGTATCGTTACAGTGTAACAAGAAGGAATCCATGCTTGATGGAAAATATTATTTCTAGTAGCATATGTTAATAAGGGGGAAATATGTACTCATATGTGCCCACCACCAACCACTTCCTGTGTCGTGCTGGTGAGAATCAAACAGCAAGTATTATGTGTAAGGGTATTTGTTGGAACTTTATCTCATACTGGATCTGAACTGGAGTGACATTACACCAAAATAAACGTCATGCAGTTTTGTATGGTCTGGATTGTTTACCCGgatgatgtaataataataataataataataatgataataataataataatggcttaCCATGAACCAGAAGGTCGACCTcacattctttatttttatatcctAAACCTACAGTGATGATGCATTTATAGGTGCCCGAGTCCTGTGGGGTTACTTTTTGCAGATGCAGACTCTCCCCCTTTCCTAACGTGGCTGGACGAGGAAATGTGTGCATCTCTTTATCATCGCCACTGATGATAATGACAGAACTTTCTCCGCCATTCATCTGAATGTGAAAGTGACATTaaaattcatttcatatttttttttttgctaatagtCTGAAATGAGAGACTCACCTTGTACCAAGTCAGCGCCAGGAAATCCTTGCTGTCATGACATGAGCAGCTTAGGTTGACATTTTCGTCACAGTTCACTTCAACTTTTGCCTGACTACGGCTGACTACGTGATACACAATCATAACCtgtaaaatattcaaatatattaacattcaatatcattttttatatttgaatgtATAGAAAGTCACCTTAAGAAACAGTGTTATCTGTTTCATAGTTGCGATCCTGTGATGACTGATACTTGTTGCTCACGTGACCAGATAAGAGGCGTTTCCTGTATCCTGCTGCTGTTTGTAGTAAGTAGATTTTGGCCACCAGGTGGTGCTAACGAGTAGTTCATCAACCAAGCAAAGCTCTTCTTTATATTGTAGTCTTGACCTACATAGGGTTTAAGTTCATTTCTGGATGCATGCTGTTTAAATCAAATCTTCATTAGtctaaaatatgtttatttaaattgtattgtCGACATAAAGTATAAAAACTGTAATAGGACAATTTCTTTACGTCACTTTAGGTCAAATGTTTCACATTGCTGTAGCAGATTTAGCACCGGgcatctttttatctgtttttcgAAAACGAAAACGAATATGACCACCTTATTTTCACCAATTTAATGAATAAAGTGGTCAAAAGATTAATCACTTCATCAAACTCATTGAAGAAGCTAAAGGCAACATTTCTAAACTGTGACAGCGCATAAATGAACTACTAACTCGCCTCCATGTATGTAATAAAGTTATTGATAATCCTGTGTCTATTACAAATGGTCTTAATGATTTTTGTATCAATTCTGTacaataattatgataattacaataattagtCATTTCATATCTACTGGAGAATTCCACCATGATTGCCCAGAAGTTTAAAATGTGATCACTAACATGAGTAACTCAATGTTTATtaagaaatattataatatatctgTTTGTTGGAATCAATCACTTATGGAGTAAACTTGTCAATACAAACAAAAACGTTCCCAGAAAACTGGAAAACTGTTCATGAATCAGAAGACATGTATTTCAGTGTGAAATGTTCTCCTATCCTTTTTAGATGATGCAATGTGGGTGTCGTTTAGGTATGGCAAAATGTTTCTTTTGTGCTGCAAATATTATAAACACACCCTCTTCCTGCCCCGCCATTGCATGCCATGCTTcacgtaacacacacacacacaaacacggaaTAGTTATATTTGTTGTCAGCTACTAACATTAAAGCAAATGACATTAGCTATAATTGAATGTATAACCACACCATGACTACAAATTGTGACTTGGTTCTATGAGATAGTAATTCAcggaaatgtactgtatatgagtgTAGCGGTACACTGATCGatcgggcaaaaaaaaaaaaaagcattttttggccttgtttaAAGACATTTAATCTTCCTTATGATCCGTTTTTTTGCAGCATACGTTGCATCCTTTTGAAAATTCTGGCCAAATAAATTGGCCAAAATATGGATGACAAGgaaataagagaaaatcagtggggaaatttgcattgcacagcagcaagagtacagaatcagttcagcagtacaaaaatacacaatatagaaaaataaacaatataaacaacccaagtattaacaaaatcgacagttttacccagagttctatacaatacagtatgtagatacagtaaacctcggatatatcggactcggatatattgcAAATTCGCTCAGATTTATATtcgacagataaaaaagaaccgatttttctgtaatgcatttccaataaaaattcattgcatatatcggattttttataacggatttcgcctatttcggacaaaatctccagtcccgttccaatgcatttccattaaatttccctcgcatatatcagatggctgcatcgtggcgctctgattcgccaaatcgtgacaggccgctatacgacgtcatttgcagcgtttgcagcgttgcctgcgcgtccaggtacattggaaacatagtcaaggaagtgcctttttataacggataaaatccgatttacgcatataccggatataaatccgatatatgcgtaaaacggacattttccggtatacgcatataacggatttcgcttatatcggacaaaaccagtgggaacaattgaatccgatatatccgagttttactgtaatatgaaacgagatgatatatatgaccagtctatacactgagatcttgctagtgagttaatatgaggcattatggaaatacttcaaatGTACTCCCGAGCAGACTAAAGTAGAACActtaaaaacatcacacacacacacacaaatgaggcAGCTCCATCCTGTTGTTTTCAGTCCCAGGGAACTCCCCATTGTCCCTCCGCGAGCATATTATTTGTAGGTGTTGCTCTTTCTGACAAAAGAGGTCGATATATGGTTATTAATAGTTGACAAGCTTAATGGAAAAGGGAAGAACCGGGGTCTTTGGATTTCACCATCTGCATAAAACAATACCTCATTCTACGGCAGCTGGCACCAGTGACCACAGAGACGAGCGAATGTACTGACGTTCCTACAAAGCATCGGTGGAAATGAGGAGTTATTGGCCACTTCCTAGCGCCCGCCCAGCTGTGAGACAATGTCAGTTCAAATCTCAAGTGGAAGGCCAGAGTTCAAATACTGAAGTGTGACACTTCATGCGTGTTATCTTGTAAATATTTCCAAGTTGTTGTGGAAACTAGACACATTTGAAAAGACATCTGGAGTAAAAAAATGCAGCTGAGAACGGTCAGCGAAAACGACGTTGAAAACTTGCAAGACTCATTAAAGTTGTGATTCTCTAaaggttgaatttttttttttttggggtggaaATGCGAGCGAGTGTGCATGATTGGGGCCCTTCATGCCGCAGTTGAAGGGTGTTGCACACCAAAGTAAATCCCGGAGGTTGTTAGCACGCCCCAGCTGCTAGCGCTGGTCTCCGTTTTTCTGTCAGTGAGGTTGTTCGCCGCACACTCTCTCGTCTCTGATTGAGGAAATCCTCTGACTGTTTGCTCCGTAGGCTGACATGAAACATCCCAATGGTTCCGCCGGCCCTCCCACAGGTCCTGTGCACTGAGACTTTCCCATGATGGCTTTGAATGTTTACGAGGTTTGACAGATTTATGACTCTTTGATGGACCATGTAAGTACCAACGTTACGGGATTGGATAAGCCAAAGACAATATTTTTAACTAGTTCATTTGATCTGAGTCCGGATTAAAAACTACAACTAATAGAAGTTCACTTTGAattgtttagtttagttgaaTTGTTTAGATTTGTTcatttggtccagcgcaccacgaTGCGCAATGGCTGCGCCGAGATGggtgtggcggcgcaccaggggaggtgtccacattttcagcggTAAAGGTGTACTGAAAGCTCGCCCCATCCGACTTGGTCCATTCCTGGCGCAGtcgaagcgcaccctgcgcagtgATAAATTGGTTGACTGGCGCACCGTGCAGAGACATCACCAAAACATAGGCAATCTCAACCAGCATGtgcatttttatattaattgtcccatctcATCTATCAGATCAAAGACGTCACACATAATGGGAATTCAACCTGATgacagacacgcccactccactgtggttggtcatacTCGACGCTAGCTGCAAACGGTATTGGAGTTgataaaaatgtatctttttaaaatgtcggcttttacCATCCAGCCGTATGTtttggattccgaatccgatcAGGAAAAGAGACTGGACAGTCGgatgtttctcaagaaaagacgTTACTTCAAGACTTCTCTTAACAGTAAGTAgctttaacattttagcatcggtaacgtctaatatggccactaattgtggtagGAAACGGGTAGTAGCAACCCCGCTACAATTACCACAGCCaacgcagtggtaatttggtccagcgcaccacaaTGCGCAGCAAATTTGATAATTTGGTCGAATGGGCTGCGCCGAGATGGGCGCagcggcgcaccaggggaggtgtccacattttcagcggTAAAGGTGTGCTGAAAGCTCGCCCCCTCCAACTTGGTCTATTCCTGGCACAGtcgaagcgcaccctgcgcagtgATAAATTGGTTGACAGGTGCAAccattaattttcattcatttgaatgaatgaatgaatatataatatataaaaataataattaataatatattcaattatatattcattcatatattattaaatatattattaattattttttattaattattatattaattaattttattaattaataatatattcaattattcaataatatatttattcatatattattcaatatattattaattattttattaattattatattaattaattttattagttaataatatattcaattattcaataatatattcattcatatattattcaatatattattaattattttattttattttatattcattcattcattttctcggAAGGGAAAAAGAACCCATATAAGTcctcccctctgtgacatcacaaaggggcagttttaccacgcccctTTGAAACCAAtccttttgagccatcccaaacttctttcagggctcacttccaaatacgcaaacctcatgatctgaaattTGGCATCGTTttacacgagaatacaacattcttactacatttataggtcaaaaatatggaaaaagcataataggtcccctttaaaggaacATGTTGTTGCTTGTAATAATTCTTTGTTAGCAGTGGTGACTGTTGGATTTGTAGAGTTGACACTTCTGTTGCCATCTCATTTTTTTGGAAGTGGAATCAtcttcattttgtgtgtgtgtgtatgaaataTATGATTTGCTGGCATATCCAAATTGGCTACCATGTCACATACATTCTGTACCACTGTACTTTTTGATTCTCAGCCAGGCTGCTGGAGACCGGGGCTTGACTGTCGGGAGTCTGTAATAGAACAAAAAGCGGTTACGATCATCCGTATTGTGTTGTAATTTCATCTCTGGGATTTCCTCCTACCAACTGAGGCTCTGTACCTTCACCCCCACCCATCCGATTGGCTCGTCGTCCATCATCCTCTTTCTGTCAGAAGGCCCAGCCAAATTCTCTACTGCATGAAAACAATTGCTCCTGAATGTTTGAAGAGACACAATCGGCTCCACagaaaatgccccccccccctcacaagGCCCCCACCAACGGCTCGGCGGAATGTCACGCAGACTTCCTTGTACTCTGGAGACATGTCCTCATGTGTAGTGAAACTTTAACATGATTATGATCATGTACAGGTTGGACTTTAACAGGCCGTCTGGCAAGATGACTACATGTTGAAGGTGAGCACCCGTCTGGGAATCAAGACGGCTCTCGGATGATGTTGGGGGGGGGATTACATCCTTCCTGTTTCTGGACcatctattttattttcaaaatgagCACTGCATACTGACAGGTCCATGATTTGTGTTGTTCTGGCGTCTTCTTCTTCACAGTTCATCAATGTCCTCATGATATTTCTTCTTTGTTTAAAAatcattctaataataattattattattataaaagtaatatataatatagggcggtcaagtggttagcgcgcagtactccggtttcctcccacattccaaaaaccttttagattttccagaatctgcacctattctcaatgtttttcctttgtttatttatttatttattccagaGCAGCACGGtgggttaagtggttagcacacaggcctcacagctaggagacccgagttcaattccaccctcggccatctctgtgtggagtttgcatgttctccccgtgcatgcgtgggttttctccgggtactccggtttcctcccacattccaaaaaaaaacatgctaggttaattagcgactccaaattatccgtaggtatgaatgtgagtgtgaatggttgtttgtctgtatgtgccctgtgattggctggcaaccagtccagggtgtaccccgcctctcgcccgaagacagctgggataggctccagcaccccccgagacccttgtgaggaaaaagcggtataaacaaaataataaataataaataataaataataaataataaataataaataataaataataaataataaataataaataataaataataatacttacttacatacttcagtacaaggtgcattattaaaaaaaaacaaaaaaaaaccttaaactgtattaggaaagcaggaagtgaacaaatgtaacagttactgattgtaaaagtaccagatggaggggtaggatttaataagctttgcttcttcctactccttttggacatgtggaactgtgaactgattatgtgatgcattcaattgtaatctgatgcatgttcaaatgaaataaaaccattaccattaccattaccattactacacTACCATCAATGGGCCCTGAAACTCAGGCTGCGGTCACTTACTGTACTTATCATCAAATCACTACACAAAGTTTCTTTAGGGATCTAAGGATGTCTGTCTAAGGATGTGGAGAAAAGGGAAGTGAGGCAGTAAAGTATGAAGTTCTACAGTGGTCCCCAGGTGGGTCTACATCCTCACCTGTCAGACATGTTAAACACATCCTATCCTCCATCTCCTCTGATCGTTTGTTACCTGTCATCCGGTAAAAGACCGTCCTTCCGACTTTGCTGCAGCTCGCTATTTGGTGCCGGTCCTGAATGGACCCACCAGAGAGCTGTACATCTGGGTCCCAGCACAGGATGATGTCAAGACTGGCGCTGACCCAAAGCCCGCCGCACAGAGGGTTACTCAGAGAGGTCGGCTGCACGTTGTTTTCCCTTCCTGTGCCTCTGTGACATCTTCCtgtcgggtgggggggggagccTCGGGGAGCCATTTGAGGGGGGCCCTGAACATGGAGGACACAGCAAATTCCAGTTAGCCTGACTGGGCAAAGGAGGGAGGGCTTAGTTTAGTCTTTAGACCCCCAGCGTGCCGCAAATAGTCACTTTTCTTACAGCCTCTTGAGAAACCAGGGATCATTCCATTCAACTTGcacgtgtggggggggggcatagttTATTTCTCAGCAgaatttcatgtaatatttttgaaGAGCTGACCTTAGTTGGTGcagtgttgtttatttgtttcaggcatgtttaacatttacaataatttgtttatattttcccaataaaatgttcacttcctgtgttcagTTGTCACCATTTTCTAATCCACACAAAGATACACACAAAGAATGCGTAACAACACATTATGCAATGATCAACAGGTGTTGaaatccattttctgtaccgctaaGTCCTCAGTAGGgttgcaggtgtgctggagcctatcccagcagtagaaacaataaaaaataaaacgatGAAATGAGGCACGGCGGTCGATTTGTaggaacaataaaaaacaaaatgatgaaatCAGGGCGGTACggcggttagtgcgcagacctcacagctaggagaccagggttcaattccaccctcggccatctctgtgtggagtttgcatgttctccccgtgtatgcgtgggttttctccgggtacaaaacatgctaggttaattggcgactccaaattgtccataggtatgaatgtgagtgtgaatggttgtttgtctatatgtgccctgtgattggctggcgaccagtccacagggtgtaccccgcctctcgcccgaagacagctgggataggctccagcacccccgcgacccttgtgtggaaaagcggtagaaaataaatgaatgatgaaatgaGAGAAGCCCTGCGATTGGTTggcgagaccagggttcaattccaccctcggccatctctgtgtggagtttgcatgttctccccgtgcatgcgtgggttttctccgggtactccggtttcctcccacattccaaaaacatgctaggttaattggccactccaaattgtccataggtatgaatgtgagtgtgaatggttgtttgtgtatatgtgccctgtgattggctggcgaccattccagggtgtaccccgcctctcaccggtagtcagctgggataggatccatcatacccccgcgaccttaATGAGATTAAACCTAATTAGATTTCAGCAATGAATGTAATACGCTGCTCTATGTGTACCCATCTGTTCATTGTTGAGGCTAATTGTTGATTTATGGACAATGTTCAAGCACCGACATTTAATTATTTGCAACTCCTGTATTCACCCTTTACATTAAAAGTTGTGTTTTGTATCTTTTGTGAAAAAGGCAATTAACACAGcacagtactgtatatgtagCTTCATAGCTAACTTATAGACAAAGTGAGGTAACGCATCACAAACATGAGATGCAGCATacactttcattgtttttttgcatCAATTGCAGCAGACAACAAACAGGCTTTTACTTCTATTTCCTGTCATGACCTCTGAACTCTCACCCCATCTCTCCCCTATC
It encodes:
- the LOC131104757 gene encoding uncharacterized protein LOC131104757 — its product is MKQITLFLKVMIVYHVVSRSQAKVEVNCDENVNLSCSCHDSKDFLALTWYKMNGGESSVIIISGDDKEMHTFPRPATLGKGESLHLQKVTPQDSGTYKCIITVGLGYKNKECEVDLLVHACTTPTPNVLTTTVNSSKHAEDLPIMWSILGYLAVGSVKVLLSCITIMVIRACRIGSSRQVPQN